In Pseudomonadota bacterium, the following proteins share a genomic window:
- a CDS encoding MarR family transcriptional regulator, translating to MNLSAPELEDQMRKLNTLNGHLTYRITKLSKLLEAEAAIRLRDTGTNLTTYRIMLLVSIFEEITVSDLARLMVIDRAQVSRLSTEMTRQGLLTSKPDRTNKLKKLLMLTPDGEQHYAELRDRFEDRATIITEHATEEELNVLWKLVDRVSQHLSDRIERAT from the coding sequence ATGAACCTCTCCGCACCCGAACTCGAAGACCAGATGCGCAAGCTCAACACGCTGAATGGTCATCTGACCTACCGCATCACGAAGCTCTCCAAGCTCCTCGAAGCCGAGGCCGCCATCCGGCTCCGTGACACCGGCACCAATCTCACCACCTACCGGATCATGCTTCTCGTCTCGATCTTCGAGGAGATCACCGTGAGCGACCTCGCCCGCCTCATGGTGATCGACCGCGCGCAGGTGAGCCGCCTCTCCACGGAGATGACCCGGCAGGGCCTGCTCACCTCGAAGCCCGACCGCACGAACAAGCTCAAGAAGCTCCTGATGCTCACCCCCGATGGGGAACAGCACTACGCCGAGCTGCGCGACAGGTTCGAAGATCGCGCCACCATCATTACCGAGCACGCCACCGAAGAGGAGCTCAACGTCCTCTGGAAGCTGGTGGACCGTGTGAGCCAGCATCTCTCCGACCGGATTGAACGCGCCACTTGA
- a CDS encoding helix-turn-helix transcriptional regulator, translating into MAKASHPARYRAHGLLRRLARMTGLELPQFLAAAGLPPSLAAHPRPSLTAAQVVAAWETAEALLHGGLSPDTLRLDLRTRFSPAAFALAAAPDVGAGLRRWAELARFAQPAAATLEGTATLRFSGAPVLQAVALVQLLDALRMATARCLTPHHLALPAALPRRDEICAHAGVEASTEGEVRLSFAEADLGHAHVAPVQESWEDLDLSPPVYAAGIAQEVGLALPGLLAAGRPGAEAAAARLGLSKRTLQRRLMEAGQPYQAVLSATRQRLAQLYLAQPGLRMEEVALLLGFTDPNSFYRAYQGWTGTTPRAFRAAFAK; encoded by the coding sequence ATGGCGAAAGCTTCCCACCCCGCGCGCTACCGCGCCCACGGTCTCCTCCGGCGGCTCGCGCGCATGACAGGGCTCGAGCTCCCGCAGTTCCTCGCAGCAGCCGGGCTGCCGCCGAGCCTCGCGGCCCATCCGCGCCCCTCGCTCACCGCGGCCCAGGTGGTCGCTGCCTGGGAGACGGCGGAGGCTTTGCTTCATGGGGGGCTGAGCCCCGATACGCTCCGGCTCGACCTGCGCACCCGCTTCAGCCCGGCGGCTTTCGCCCTTGCAGCTGCGCCCGATGTGGGCGCGGGCCTGCGCCGCTGGGCGGAGCTTGCGCGTTTCGCGCAGCCCGCGGCAGCGACGCTCGAGGGCACGGCGACGCTCCGCTTCTCCGGCGCGCCCGTGCTTCAGGCCGTGGCGCTGGTGCAGCTCCTCGACGCGCTGCGCATGGCCACCGCCCGCTGCCTCACGCCGCACCACCTCGCGCTTCCCGCTGCCCTGCCGCGCCGGGACGAGATCTGCGCCCATGCCGGGGTCGAGGCCAGCACCGAGGGAGAGGTGCGTCTCTCCTTCGCCGAGGCCGATCTCGGCCATGCCCATGTGGCGCCCGTGCAGGAAAGCTGGGAGGACCTCGACCTTTCGCCGCCGGTCTACGCGGCCGGCATCGCGCAGGAGGTGGGGCTGGCGCTGCCCGGCCTTCTCGCCGCCGGGCGGCCCGGGGCGGAGGCCGCAGCTGCGCGGCTCGGGCTCTCGAAGCGCACGCTGCAGCGCCGCCTGATGGAGGCAGGTCAGCCCTACCAAGCCGTTCTCTCCGCGACCCGCCAGAGGCTCGCGCAGCTCTATCTCGCCCAGCCCGGCCTCAGGATGGAGGAGGTCGCCCTCCTTCTTGGCTTCACGGATCCCAACAGCTTTTACCGCGCCTACCAGGGCTGGACAGGGACGACGCCCCGCGCATTTCGTGCTGCGTTCGCAAAATAA
- the rimP gene encoding ribosome maturation factor RimP yields the protein MADMIAKAAMDRRIREIIEPTIEGMGFELVRVRLQGGKAPILQIMAQKPDGTIEVDDCGDISTAVSAVLDVEDPILDAYTLEVSSPGIDRPLTRLKDFDLWDGYVAKIETEELIDGRRRFKGVLAGTEEDEVLIEIEEAGEAVTIGLKFDWLADAKLVLTDELIRDVLKGRKDAGQVDEKQFDAVESIVDGTEDS from the coding sequence ATGGCGGACATGATCGCCAAGGCAGCCATGGATCGGCGCATCCGAGAGATCATCGAGCCCACCATCGAGGGGATGGGGTTCGAGCTCGTGCGCGTGCGCTTGCAGGGCGGCAAGGCCCCGATCCTCCAGATCATGGCGCAGAAGCCCGACGGCACGATCGAGGTGGATGATTGCGGCGACATTTCCACGGCGGTGAGCGCCGTGCTCGATGTCGAGGATCCGATCCTCGATGCCTACACGCTCGAAGTGTCCTCGCCGGGTATCGACCGCCCGCTCACGCGGCTCAAGGATTTCGATCTCTGGGACGGCTACGTCGCCAAGATCGAGACGGAAGAGCTCATCGACGGGCGCCGCCGCTTCAAGGGCGTGCTCGCGGGCACGGAAGAGGACGAGGTTCTCATCGAGATCGAGGAGGCCGGCGAGGCCGTCACGATCGGGCTCAAATTTGACTGGCTTGCCGATGCCAAGCTGGTCCTGACGGATGAATTGATCCGCGACGTCCTCAAAGGGCGCAAAGATGCGGGTCAGGTGGATGAAAAGCAATTCGATGCGGTGGAAAGCATCGTGGACGGGACGGAGGATTCCTGA
- the nusA gene encoding transcription termination factor NusA, giving the protein MAITSANQLELLQTAEAVAREKMIDPGLVVEAMEESLARAAKSRYGAEMDIRVKIDRKTGRATFTRVRTVTPQDDIESFQSDMTPDQAQDVMKAQGDEYFVISGTKTLFDPETEESETIKVRRIFLRKPLPLEEGLMEGVDQSPEPQITDELIDEVPPVEMGRIAAQSAKQVILQKVREAERDRQYEEFKDRAGTIINGIVKREEYGNVIVDVGRGEATLRRNEKIGREAYRPNDRIRCYIKDVRREQRGPQIFLSRTAPEFMMELFKMEVPEIYDGIIEIKACARDPGSRAKIAVISYDSGIDPVGACVGMRGSRVQAVVNELQGEKIDIIPWNEDQPTFLVNALQPAEVSKVVLDDEAERIEVVVPEEQLSLAIGRRGQNVRLASQLTGLDIDIMTEEEESRRRQAEFEERTKLFMDTLDLDEFFAQLLVSEGFTNLEEVAYVELDELLVIDGVDEGTAQELQARARDYIDEQNKKALERAVALGVEQQLIDFEGLSPQMIEALAEDGVKTLEDFATCADWELAGGWTTVDGERVKDDGILEKFDVSLEEAQDMVMTARVLLGWVDPEEMVSQQSEAEDTAEEADA; this is encoded by the coding sequence ATGGCCATTACTTCGGCAAACCAGCTTGAGCTCCTGCAGACGGCAGAGGCCGTAGCACGCGAGAAGATGATCGACCCCGGTCTCGTGGTCGAGGCGATGGAGGAGAGCCTCGCGCGCGCCGCGAAGTCCCGCTACGGCGCGGAGATGGATATCCGCGTGAAGATCGACCGCAAGACCGGCCGCGCGACCTTCACCCGTGTCCGCACGGTCACGCCACAGGACGATATCGAGAGCTTCCAGTCCGACATGACGCCCGACCAGGCGCAGGACGTGATGAAGGCGCAGGGCGACGAGTACTTCGTGATCTCCGGGACCAAGACGCTCTTCGATCCGGAGACCGAAGAGAGCGAGACGATCAAGGTCCGCCGCATCTTCCTGCGCAAGCCGCTGCCGCTGGAAGAGGGCCTCATGGAGGGGGTGGATCAGAGCCCCGAGCCGCAGATCACCGACGAGCTCATCGACGAGGTGCCGCCGGTGGAGATGGGCCGCATCGCCGCGCAATCGGCCAAGCAGGTGATCCTGCAGAAGGTCCGCGAGGCCGAGCGCGATCGCCAGTACGAGGAATTCAAGGACCGCGCGGGCACGATTATCAACGGCATCGTCAAGCGCGAGGAATACGGCAACGTCATCGTGGATGTGGGCCGTGGCGAGGCGACGCTCCGCCGCAACGAGAAGATCGGCCGCGAGGCCTACCGTCCGAACGATCGCATCCGCTGCTACATCAAGGATGTGCGCCGCGAGCAGCGCGGGCCGCAGATCTTCCTCTCGCGCACCGCGCCGGAATTCATGATGGAGCTCTTCAAGATGGAGGTGCCGGAGATCTACGACGGCATCATCGAGATCAAGGCCTGCGCCCGGGATCCCGGCTCGCGCGCCAAGATCGCCGTGATCTCCTACGATTCGGGCATCGACCCCGTGGGGGCTTGCGTCGGCATGCGGGGCTCCCGCGTTCAGGCGGTCGTCAACGAGCTTCAGGGCGAGAAGATCGACATCATCCCGTGGAACGAGGACCAACCTACCTTCCTTGTGAACGCGCTCCAGCCCGCCGAGGTCTCCAAGGTCGTTCTCGACGACGAGGCCGAGCGGATCGAGGTCGTCGTGCCCGAAGAGCAGCTCAGCCTCGCCATCGGGCGTCGCGGTCAGAACGTGCGGCTCGCGTCGCAGCTCACAGGCCTCGACATCGACATCATGACCGAGGAGGAGGAGAGCCGCCGCCGCCAGGCCGAGTTCGAGGAGCGCACGAAGCTCTTCATGGACACGCTCGACCTCGACGAGTTCTTCGCGCAGCTCCTCGTCTCCGAGGGCTTCACAAACCTTGAGGAGGTGGCCTATGTCGAGCTCGACGAGCTTCTCGTCATCGACGGTGTGGACGAAGGCACCGCGCAGGAGCTTCAGGCCCGGGCCCGCGACTACATCGACGAGCAGAACAAGAAAGCGCTCGAACGGGCGGTGGCGCTTGGCGTCGAGCAGCAGCTCATTGATTTCGAGGGGCTCAGCCCCCAGATGATCGAGGCGCTGGCGGAAGACGGCGTGAAGACGCTCGAGGATTTCGCCACCTGCGCCGACTGGGAGCTGGCCGGCGGTTGGACCACGGTGGACGGCGAGCGCGTGAAGGATGACGGCATTCTCGAGAAGTTCGACGTCTCGCTGGAGGAAGCGCAGGACATGGTCATGACCGCCCGCGTGCTGCTCGGCTGGGTCGATCCCGAAGAGATGGTGAGCCAGCAATCCGAGGCCGAGGACACCGCCGAGGAGGCGGACGCATAG
- a CDS encoding RNA-binding protein yields the protein MTRGGAAKTREAPERRCLVTGDTGGKAGLIRFVTGPERQVVPDVLGKLPGRGYYVSADRATLEEAVKKRIFSKGAKAQVAVPEGLVAEVERQQARRVVDLLAMARKAGLALAGFEKVRSALATQDVKALFQAADGSERGKGKLWTPEGARWFGILSADELGMAFGRTRVIHGAVLAGGLTARVVEEAAKLKGLRDTSGNGASGAGKE from the coding sequence ATGACGAGAGGCGGCGCAGCAAAGACCCGCGAGGCACCGGAGCGCCGGTGCCTTGTCACGGGAGACACGGGCGGCAAGGCGGGGCTCATCCGTTTTGTCACCGGGCCCGAGCGCCAGGTCGTGCCCGATGTGCTGGGCAAGCTCCCGGGGCGCGGGTACTATGTGAGCGCGGACCGCGCGACGCTCGAAGAAGCGGTCAAGAAGCGCATCTTCTCCAAGGGGGCGAAGGCGCAGGTCGCCGTCCCCGAGGGGCTGGTGGCGGAGGTTGAACGGCAGCAGGCGCGCCGGGTCGTCGATCTCCTCGCCATGGCGCGCAAGGCGGGCCTTGCGCTCGCGGGCTTCGAGAAGGTCCGCTCGGCGCTTGCCACGCAGGACGTCAAGGCGCTCTTCCAGGCGGCGGATGGATCCGAACGCGGCAAGGGCAAGTTATGGACTCCAGAGGGCGCGCGCTGGTTCGGCATTTTGAGCGCGGATGAGCTGGGGATGGCCTTCGGGCGAACCCGTGTGATACATGGCGCAGTCTTGGCTGGTGGACTCACAGCACGTGTTGTAGAGGAAGCCGCGAAACTGAAGGGCCTGCGCGATACTTCAGGCAACGGCGCATCCGGCGCTGGAAAGGAATAA
- the infB gene encoding translation initiation factor IF-2, translated as MSDNDGKKTLGVGGGRGGRPGNVKQSFSHGRTKSVVVETKRKRVVVPKPGTPKPTTGAAPAGDPSRRPSGISDAEMDRRMKALQAAKAREAEDAAKRKAEEEERAAERQRRRDEAEAKEREEKEREEALKAKAQEDERKKNEAAEAARRAAEPAPAPAADDRKSAGRKTQERDAPRRQEEQRPQKGRDDGGRRGGKLTLNQALRGGEGGRQRSMAAMKRKQERARQKAMGGTVEREKVVRDVQVPEAILVSELANRMAERVPDVVKSLMQMGMMVTQNQTIDQDTAELIVEEFGHKIVRVSDADVEQAIDQVEDKEADLKDRAPVITIMGHVDHGKTSLLDAIRNARVVAGEAGGITQHIGAYQVDQAGKKLTFLDTPGHAAFTSMRARGAQVTDIVVLVVAADDAVMPQTIEAINHAKAAQVPMIVAINKIDLPAADPTKVRTDLLQHEVIVEQMSGEVQDVEVSAQSGQGLDALLEAIALQAEILELKANPERAASGAVIEAQLDVGRGPVATVLVQNGTLKQGDIFVVGEQWGKVRALVNDQGERVKEAGPSVPVEVLGLNGTPEAGDVLNVVKTEAEAREIADYRSQAAKDKRAAAGAATTLEQLMQKAKEDENVEELPILVKADVQGSAEAIVQAMEKIGNDEVRVRVLHSGVGAITETDIGLAEASGAPVMGFNVRANASARNTANQKGVEIRYYSVIYDLVDDVKAAASGLLSAEIREKFIGYAEIKEVFKVTGVGKVAGCLVTEGVARRSAGVRLLRDNVVIHEGTLKTLKRFKDEVAEVQSGQECGMAFENYDDIRAEDVIEIFEREEVERSLD; from the coding sequence ATGAGCGATAATGACGGCAAGAAGACGCTCGGTGTGGGTGGGGGTCGTGGTGGCCGCCCCGGCAACGTGAAGCAAAGCTTCAGCCATGGCCGCACGAAAAGCGTGGTGGTGGAGACGAAACGCAAGCGCGTGGTCGTCCCCAAGCCCGGCACGCCGAAGCCGACGACCGGCGCCGCACCGGCGGGGGATCCCTCGCGCCGCCCCTCGGGCATCTCGGATGCGGAGATGGACCGCCGCATGAAGGCGCTTCAGGCCGCCAAGGCCCGCGAGGCCGAGGATGCTGCCAAGCGCAAGGCCGAGGAAGAAGAGCGCGCCGCGGAGCGGCAACGCCGCCGTGACGAGGCTGAGGCCAAGGAGCGCGAGGAAAAAGAGCGCGAGGAAGCGCTCAAGGCCAAGGCTCAGGAAGACGAGCGCAAGAAAAACGAGGCCGCCGAGGCTGCCCGCCGCGCGGCCGAGCCCGCGCCGGCGCCCGCCGCCGACGACCGCAAATCCGCCGGTCGCAAGACGCAGGAGCGCGACGCGCCCCGTCGCCAGGAAGAGCAACGTCCGCAGAAGGGCCGCGACGATGGCGGCCGCCGGGGCGGCAAGCTCACGCTGAACCAGGCGCTCCGCGGTGGCGAAGGCGGGCGGCAACGCTCCATGGCCGCGATGAAGCGCAAGCAGGAGCGCGCCCGGCAGAAGGCCATGGGCGGCACGGTCGAGCGCGAAAAGGTCGTGCGCGACGTGCAGGTGCCAGAGGCCATTCTGGTGTCCGAGCTCGCCAACCGCATGGCCGAGCGCGTGCCCGACGTCGTGAAATCGCTCATGCAGATGGGCATGATGGTCACGCAGAACCAGACCATCGACCAGGACACCGCCGAGCTCATCGTCGAGGAATTCGGGCACAAGATCGTGCGCGTCTCCGACGCCGACGTGGAGCAGGCCATCGACCAGGTCGAGGACAAGGAAGCCGATCTCAAGGATCGCGCCCCGGTCATCACGATCATGGGCCACGTGGACCACGGCAAGACATCACTCCTCGACGCGATCCGTAACGCACGGGTCGTGGCAGGCGAGGCCGGCGGCATCACGCAGCATATCGGCGCCTACCAGGTGGATCAGGCGGGCAAGAAGCTCACCTTCCTCGATACGCCGGGCCACGCGGCCTTTACCTCCATGCGTGCCCGCGGTGCGCAGGTGACCGATATCGTGGTGCTCGTTGTGGCCGCCGATGACGCGGTTATGCCGCAGACGATCGAGGCCATCAATCACGCGAAGGCCGCGCAAGTCCCCATGATCGTGGCGATCAACAAGATCGACCTGCCCGCCGCCGACCCGACGAAGGTCCGCACTGATCTCCTCCAGCACGAGGTGATCGTGGAGCAAATGTCGGGCGAGGTGCAGGACGTGGAAGTCTCCGCGCAATCGGGCCAGGGTCTCGACGCGCTTCTGGAGGCCATCGCGCTTCAAGCCGAGATCCTCGAGCTCAAGGCAAACCCGGAGCGCGCTGCATCTGGTGCCGTCATCGAGGCGCAGCTCGACGTGGGCCGCGGCCCGGTCGCCACCGTTCTCGTGCAGAACGGCACGCTCAAGCAGGGCGATATCTTCGTCGTGGGCGAGCAGTGGGGCAAGGTGCGCGCGCTGGTGAATGACCAGGGCGAACGCGTGAAGGAAGCGGGCCCGTCCGTGCCGGTGGAGGTCCTGGGCCTCAACGGGACGCCCGAGGCCGGTGACGTGCTCAACGTCGTGAAGACCGAGGCAGAGGCGCGCGAGATCGCCGATTACCGGAGCCAGGCGGCCAAGGACAAGCGCGCCGCCGCCGGTGCCGCGACGACGCTCGAGCAGCTCATGCAGAAGGCCAAGGAAGACGAGAATGTGGAAGAGCTTCCCATCCTCGTGAAGGCCGACGTGCAGGGCTCCGCCGAAGCCATCGTTCAGGCGATGGAGAAGATTGGCAACGACGAGGTGCGCGTGCGCGTGCTCCATTCCGGCGTGGGTGCCATCACGGAGACGGATATCGGCCTCGCCGAGGCCTCCGGCGCGCCGGTTATGGGCTTCAACGTCCGTGCAAATGCCTCCGCGCGCAACACAGCCAACCAGAAGGGTGTCGAGATCCGTTACTACTCGGTGATCTACGACCTCGTGGACGATGTGAAAGCGGCGGCCTCCGGCCTCCTCTCCGCCGAAATCCGCGAAAAGTTCATCGGCTACGCGGAGATCAAGGAAGTCTTCAAGGTCACCGGTGTCGGCAAGGTGGCGGGCTGCCTCGTCACCGAGGGCGTCGCGCGCCGTTCCGCGGGCGTGCGTCTACTGCGCGACAACGTCGTTATCCACGAAGGCACGCTCAAGACGCTCAAGCGCTTCAAGGATGAGGTCGCCGAGGTCCAGTCCGGCCAGGAATGCGGCATGGCGTTCGAGAACTACGACGACATCCGCGCGGAAGACGTCATCGAGATCTTCGAGCGCGAGGAGGTCGAGCGCTCGCTCGACTGA
- a CDS encoding (deoxy)nucleoside triphosphate pyrophosphohydrolase yields MKIILVSAVALIDVDGRVLLAQRPEGKSMAGLWEFPGGKVEPGESPEAALIRELDEELGIGTWESCLAPLTFASHAYEDFHLLMPLFACRKWEGTPRSKEGQALKWVRGTELRSYPMPPADVPLVAMLRDYL; encoded by the coding sequence GTGAAGATCATCCTCGTCTCGGCTGTGGCTCTCATCGACGTCGATGGCCGAGTTCTCCTGGCCCAGCGTCCGGAGGGCAAGAGCATGGCGGGTCTCTGGGAGTTCCCGGGCGGCAAGGTCGAACCAGGGGAAAGTCCCGAGGCCGCGCTCATCCGCGAACTCGACGAGGAACTCGGCATCGGCACCTGGGAGAGCTGCCTCGCGCCGCTCACCTTCGCTTCCCACGCCTACGAGGATTTCCACCTCCTAATGCCGCTCTTCGCCTGCCGGAAATGGGAGGGCACACCGCGATCCAAGGAGGGTCAGGCGCTCAAATGGGTGCGTGGCACGGAGCTTCGGAGCTATCCGATGCCCCCGGCCGATGTGCCCCTCGTGGCCATGCTGCGCGACTATCTCTGA
- the argJ gene encoding bifunctional glutamate N-acetyltransferase/amino-acid acetyltransferase ArgJ, with amino-acid sequence MSLAVSPLAPAGGFPEIAPVRGVRLATAAAGVRYTGRDDVMLGVMDAGTAVAGVFTRSATRAAPVLDCQAKIGGDLVGPAAFLVNAGNANAFTGKAGEGSVTALCTAVAEATGCAPERVFTASTGVIGERLPHARIAARMEALAEGLGTATFEAAARAIGTTDTFAKGATATAEIGGKRVTVAGIAKGSGMIAPDMATMLVYIFTDAAHEPAALQVLLADLNDQTFNCITVDSDTSTSDTLLLAATGASGVDATGQEAFRHALADVMFDLAMQVVRDGEGATKLIQVEVTGARTHADARKVASAIANSPLVKTAVAGEDPNWGRIIMAIGKSGAEVDRDLIRIHFGDIEVAREGWVSPDYTEEQGAAYMKNEEILIGVDLGLGAEAASMWTCDLTHGYISINADYRS; translated from the coding sequence GTGAGCCTCGCCGTCTCGCCGCTCGCGCCCGCGGGCGGATTTCCTGAGATCGCGCCGGTCAGGGGCGTGCGCCTCGCCACGGCGGCGGCGGGCGTGCGCTACACCGGGCGCGACGACGTGATGCTCGGGGTGATGGACGCGGGCACGGCCGTGGCCGGGGTCTTCACCCGCTCCGCGACCCGCGCGGCCCCCGTCCTCGATTGCCAGGCCAAGATCGGCGGAGACTTGGTGGGCCCCGCCGCCTTTCTCGTCAACGCAGGCAACGCCAATGCCTTCACGGGAAAGGCCGGGGAGGGCAGCGTCACCGCGCTCTGCACGGCGGTGGCGGAGGCGACGGGCTGCGCGCCCGAGCGCGTCTTTACCGCCTCCACCGGCGTGATCGGCGAGCGGCTTCCCCACGCGCGCATCGCGGCCCGCATGGAGGCCCTCGCCGAGGGCCTCGGCACCGCGACCTTTGAGGCGGCGGCCCGCGCCATCGGCACAACGGACACCTTCGCCAAGGGCGCGACGGCCACGGCGGAAATTGGCGGCAAGAGGGTGACGGTTGCGGGCATCGCCAAGGGCTCGGGCATGATCGCGCCCGACATGGCGACGATGCTCGTCTACATCTTCACCGATGCCGCCCACGAGCCCGCCGCGCTGCAAGTGCTGCTGGCCGACCTCAACGACCAAACCTTCAACTGCATCACGGTCGACAGTGACACGTCGACCTCTGACACGCTTCTCCTCGCCGCCACGGGCGCGAGCGGCGTCGATGCAACGGGGCAAGAGGCGTTTCGCCACGCGCTTGCCGACGTGATGTTCGATCTCGCGATGCAGGTCGTGCGCGACGGCGAGGGGGCCACGAAACTCATTCAGGTCGAAGTCACTGGCGCGCGCACCCATGCGGACGCGAGAAAGGTCGCCTCCGCCATCGCCAACTCGCCCCTCGTGAAGACGGCCGTCGCCGGCGAAGACCCGAATTGGGGCCGCATCATCATGGCCATCGGCAAATCCGGCGCCGAAGTCGACCGCGACTTGATCCGCATCCATTTCGGGGACATCGAGGTGGCCCGCGAGGGCTGGGTCTCTCCCGACTACACGGAAGAGCAAGGCGCGGCCTACATGAAGAACGAGGAAATCCTGATCGGGGTCGATCTCGGCCTCGGGGCGGAAGCGGCATCCATGTGGACCTGCGATCTCACCCACGGCTACATCTCGATCAACGCGGACTATCGCTCGTGA
- a CDS encoding peptidylprolyl isomerase, whose protein sequence is MKSLLSSAAFVLLALPALAQEAGPDTVVATVNGQDITVTHVIDIRRQLPPEYQAIPAAQLFEGIVEQLIQQRVLAAQVTEEPAWLDEAVENTRSAILASRVLSTLGQVEVTDADVEAAYEAQFGGFEGAVEYNASHILVETEEEAQALIAELGSGAAFAQLAMEFSTGPSGPRGGELGWFGAGMMVAPFQTAVEALEVGGVSDPVETQFGWHVITLNETRTEPAPALESVREDIVGQLQSDALAAELDALIAAAEVSRVEGLDPNLLNTVDVFGQ, encoded by the coding sequence ATGAAATCGCTTCTCTCCTCCGCCGCCTTCGTGCTTCTGGCGCTGCCGGCCCTCGCGCAAGAGGCCGGTCCGGACACCGTCGTGGCCACCGTCAACGGGCAGGACATCACCGTCACCCACGTGATCGATATCCGCCGCCAGCTGCCGCCGGAATACCAGGCGATCCCGGCCGCGCAGCTCTTCGAGGGGATCGTGGAGCAGCTCATCCAGCAGCGCGTGCTGGCCGCGCAGGTGACAGAGGAGCCCGCCTGGCTCGACGAGGCGGTGGAGAACACCCGCAGCGCGATCCTCGCGAGCCGGGTCCTGAGCACGCTCGGTCAGGTCGAGGTGACGGATGCCGATGTCGAGGCCGCCTACGAGGCCCAGTTCGGCGGCTTCGAGGGCGCAGTCGAATACAATGCCTCCCACATCCTCGTGGAGACCGAGGAGGAGGCCCAGGCCCTCATTGCCGAGCTCGGCTCCGGCGCCGCTTTCGCACAGCTCGCCATGGAATTCTCCACCGGGCCCTCGGGGCCCCGCGGGGGCGAGCTCGGCTGGTTTGGCGCGGGCATGATGGTCGCCCCCTTCCAGACCGCCGTGGAAGCGCTCGAGGTCGGCGGGGTCTCGGATCCGGTCGAGACACAGTTCGGCTGGCACGTCATCACCCTCAATGAGACCCGCACCGAGCCCGCGCCGGCCCTCGAGAGCGTGCGGGAGGACATCGTGGGGCAGCTCCAGAGCGACGCCCTCGCCGCAGAGCTCGACGCCCTCATCGCCGCGGCCGAGGTGAGCCGGGTCGAGGGGCTCGATCCGAACCTCCTCAATACCGTCGACGTGTTCGGGCAGTGA